The nucleotide window GCTACATGAAGAAGAAGTCCAAACTGGGCAAGAAGGAACAACAGAAGCTGATCGACAATCTCGAAAAGGAGATGAAGGACGCGGCGCGGGTGCTCGATTTCGAGCGGGCTGCCGAACTGCGCGACATGCTTTTGGAACTCAGAGCTTCTCTGTAAAACTGTGAATTTTGATCAAAACCGGCAGAAATGCCGGTTTTCTGCTTTGTGAGCGCTTTGACATTACTGGAAATTGTGCTACAATAGATGCCGGCAGCCGGATATTCCGGCGGAGCTTTAGTTCTTTCTTGCTCGCTAAACTCGAAAACTGAGCTTTTAGTTTTTCCTGCTCGTAAAACTCGGAAACTGAGCTTTTGGTCGATCCTGCTCAAAAAACTCGGATACGCAAGGAGGAAAGCATGAAAAAACTGATTCTCATTTTTACTGCGGTTCTGATGTTGGCTGGCTGTGCGGCTCAGACACCAGAAACAACCCCGACTCCGGAAACCACTCCGGAAGTGACAGCGACCCCGGAAAGTGCGGCCAAGACAGATTCCTTTACCGGACCTACGGTGGATTCCGTAACTTCTGCCTCAATTGTACAGGAAGCGTATCTGCAGGATTATACGCCTGCCGGGTTTACTGACAGCGATAAGGAAAAAGCTTTGTTTGTCATCGGTGATCCGCGTCACAACAGCGTGCTGTGGGATATGGCCCGCACTGCGATGAAGCACATGGAAGAGCAGGGCATGGAAGTTGAAATGCGCGATCTGTATACAATGAACTTCAATCCGGTTCTCTCCGCCGCTGATTTCTATTATGCGAAAGACGGTCAGGGTGAACCGACAGCGGATATCAAGGCAGAACAGGATCTGGTCAGCCAGGCTGATCATCTGATCTTCGTTTATCCGAACTGGCATGATTCGGAAATCACAATCGTCAAAGGCTATAAAGAAAAAGTCTTTGCGAAGAAGTTCGCTTATCAGGATGGTGCGAATGGTCTGGAAGGCCTGCTGAAAGGCAAGAGCTACTTCACGATCATGAACTGTGGCTATCTGGGCGGCGGACGCGGTTATATCGGCGACGGCGTTGGTATTGAAGACGAAAAGTGGGATACTTACATGAACGCTTTCAAGGTCTTTGATGATGATACTTCAGCTTTCTGGGGTACAGACAACTACGGCCGGTTTGTCAATGACCGTACACCAGGCAATGAATCGGAAAACTATGGCGAAGAAATTGAACAGCTGCGTTCCGATTTGAACGCTTTCCTGGATCAGGTTTACTTCAACTAAAATAACTAAGTACGCTGCGTCGGCGATGAAAAGTCAGGACGCAGCGTTTTTCTTTTTGATGGGCGTTACGGTTGTCATAAAGATTTAAGAAAATGCGAAATTCGCTATGTTATAATAGATAAGGTTATCAGACTATGTTCGTATTATGGAAAGAAAAAAGGAGAGGAGAACTGGAATGGCAGAACCAAAAAAAGATTATTTAAGCTCTCTGGCCTCGGAAATTGAAAAGAAGCCGGACAGCTTCAAAGAAGAAAAAGTAGAACGCATTGTCAAGCCAAAGCGAAGCTTGGATCCGAAGATCATGATCGGTCTGGCCGCAGCGGTCATCGTGGCCCTCATCGGCGTGTATTTCCTGTTTTTTGCCCCGAAGATCAAGGTTGAAAACTTTGTCGGCAAAACAACCAATGACGTTGGCATCTGGGCTAAGGAAAACGGCATTGACACCAAGAATATCGTTATGAATCAGGTCTATTCAATGGAGTATGACGCCGATCAGATCATTTCCCAGAACCGCAAGGAAGGCAGCAAGGTCAAGAAGAATTCCACATTGATCTTTGAGGTGTCCAAGGGTGCGGATCCGGATGAGAAGATTGACTTCCCGGATATCAAAAACATGACGCTGGACGAGATTAATGACTGGATCAGCACGAATAAACTGTCAAAAGTAAAGGTCAACACCGTGTACAGTGAAACGGTGGAAAAGGATCAGGTTATTTCCTTTGATCTGAAATCTGTGAATGAAAATAACTTTACCCGCGGCACCAACCTGACGATCAGCGTGTCTAAGGGACCGCAGCCGGCTGGCGAGGTGACCGTAGAAGATTTCGTGAAGAAAGAAGTCTCCAGCGCTGAAACCTGGGCGAAGAGCAAAAAAATCGAACTGGAAATCGTTGAAGTTTATCATGATACGATCAACACCGGATTGGTTGTTTCACAATCTGTGGAATCCGGCAAAACTATGAAGCAGGGCGATACACTGACGCTGACTGTATCCAAGGGCAAAGCCGTCAAGGTTCCGCAATTGGTGGGCTACACGAAGGATCAGTTGGAAGCTTGGGCCGCCAACAAAGAAAACGCGGTATCCATCGTGAAGAAAGAAGTTTACAGCGATGCGCCGGCAGGCAGTGTTATTTCGCAGTCGATCAAGGGCGGCAGTCAGGTTGATTCCGGAACGGTTCTGGAACTGACGATTTCACTGTATATGCCGCAGCTGCAGACCAACAGCCGCGAATGGTACGGCAAGGATTATCTGGCTCTGAACGCTTGGGTGGATGATGTGAATTACCGTGGTGCCAGCATTACAGCTGGGGCCTGGGATGGCGAGGAATGTTCCGATGAATATCCAACCGCCGGTCAGATCATCAGCTATCACTGCATGGCCAACGATGGCAGCGATCTGCCGCACGGCTGTGATCGTCCGCTGCCGTTAAACGCTAAGATCGGCTATAAGAAATCGACTGGCGGATGTACGCCGAAAGTTGAAGAACCGAAGGAAGTTCAGATTGGCTTAACGCCGTTAGGCAGTGAGGAAGCGATGAAGAATTTCTGCGATACGAATAAACTGGCATGCAGCTTTAAGTATTCAGAAACAACTGAGGCTTCAAAAGAAGGAACAATCGTCGTTACTAAAAATGGTACTGCCGTTGATCCTAATACGAAAGTTAAAGCTGGAGAAGCCTTGGATATTGAAGTATTTTACAATCCGAACAAATTAAATACACCGGAGGAAAACCCTGATAAAACTGATGGTACTCAGAATACGAATGCAGGAAACACACCTTCCGAATAAAAAATGATTTTGCTTAGTTAACAAATTCTTGAGTTTTTAAATCAGAAAGGGAGCCTGTCAAAATGAATTTTTTCAATCGAGCGATGAAGAATGTCACCAGAAGGATGTCGAAATCCATCCTTCTGGCTGTGACCTTTTTCCTGATCGGGAATCTGGTCATCATTGGTTTAGGGATCAATAATGCAGCATCCAATGCTAAAATTTTGACCCGTCAGAAAATGCGGGCGGTAGTCGCACTGGAAATTGATTATAATGCCTTCTATAACGAGGCAGATAAAATCACGGATGACGATGAACGGGAGGCGTTCTATAAAAACTCACCGCGGCTTACCACAGAGAAAGTGGAAAACCTGAAAATAGATGAGCGAGTGAAGGCGGTCAATAATATCTCTGTTTACCAGGTATACGCGAAAAGTTTTGAATCCGTTCCGCTGAACAATGATTTTGATAAACAATATACCGATAATCAGGACAGCGAAGCATCGGTTGACGGATCCGTTGACAGCTCCATGGCAATGCGCTCGTGGCGTCCTGCGGATCTTCGGGTTCAGGCTAACCGGTATCCGGAAATGATTGAATTTGAGGATGGCACATACGAAATGCTGGAAGGCCGGTTCTATAATCAGGACGACCTCAACAATTCTGCTGCGGTAGTCTGCGTTCCGCAGGAATTAGCTGAATTGAACAATATCCGCGTTGGCGATACGATCAGTGTGAATACCAATAACCCTGACGATCTTCAATACATGGAAGGCTCCGATCTGACGGAAGCTGATTATGAGTTGTCTTTGGAAGTCATTGGAATTTATAAAAGCAATGAACAAGTTGATCAGAATTCCGATGAATACAAGTGGATGGCTCGATATGAAGCGCCGCAGAATACGCTGCTGATCCCAGCCACAACGATCTCGGATAAATACTATGAATCCTATGTGAAGTCCTATCGTTATTACATGACGACACAGCCGGAATACTATAAAGAAGAAGATCTGATGGCGAAGGAAGATTACAACAGCTCATCCAAGGCTGTTTATCTGTTAAATGATCCGCTGCAGGTAGATCAGTTCGTGGCTGATCATGAAAATGAAACCGGAGATTATATCGTTCTGAATGCCAATAATGATACGTTCAAGAAGCTGGCGCGGCCGCTCGATACGTTATCTTTGTTCTCCAATATCATCGTCTGGATCGTTGTCATCAATGCGGTTGTTATTATCACCTTAGTCACAGCACTGACACTGAAAACACGCGAATATGAGATTGGCGTGCTGCTTTCCATCGGCGTATCCAAGATGAAAATCGTCGCTCAGTTCTTTGTGGAACTGATTGTCGTAGCGTTGATCGGCTTTACGTTGTCTGTGCTCAGCGGTTCGCTGATCGCCAAACAAGTCGGAGCCGCGGTACTGAATTATCAGGTGGATACGGAGAATCAGTATGGAGAGCTGGACGATCAGAACAACACGAATTATTATTGGGGTGAATCCAATTATTTCACCGAAATCAGTCAGGACGATCTGTTAGCGGAATATGAAGTCCAAATCAATCCGCTGATCATTGGTGAAATCTATATCCTGGGCATCGGCGTTGTATTCATTTCCATTTTGATCCCATCCTTCATGATCATGCGGTTTAATCCGAAGAAGATCCTGATGAATCAGAATTAAGGAGGGCAGACAATGACAACGATTTTGAAATTAGAAAATCTGAACTACGGTTACGAAGACGGCGGATATAAGCGTCAGATTTTGAAGGATCTGTCCTATGAGTTTGAGCAGGGACAGTTCTATACGATCTTAGGCCCATCCGGCAGCGGCAAGACGACACTGTTGTCGATCATTGCCGGGCTGGACAAGCAGGAAAGCGGCAAGATCTATTATGAAGGCGAGGATCTGGATAAGATCGGGCTGTATAAGTATCGCCGTAATAAAATCGGGA belongs to Holdemania massiliensis and includes:
- a CDS encoding FtsX-like permease family protein, translating into MNFFNRAMKNVTRRMSKSILLAVTFFLIGNLVIIGLGINNAASNAKILTRQKMRAVVALEIDYNAFYNEADKITDDDEREAFYKNSPRLTTEKVENLKIDERVKAVNNISVYQVYAKSFESVPLNNDFDKQYTDNQDSEASVDGSVDSSMAMRSWRPADLRVQANRYPEMIEFEDGTYEMLEGRFYNQDDLNNSAAVVCVPQELAELNNIRVGDTISVNTNNPDDLQYMEGSDLTEADYELSLEVIGIYKSNEQVDQNSDEYKWMARYEAPQNTLLIPATTISDKYYESYVKSYRYYMTTQPEYYKEEDLMAKEDYNSSSKAVYLLNDPLQVDQFVADHENETGDYIVLNANNDTFKKLARPLDTLSLFSNIIVWIVVINAVVIITLVTALTLKTREYEIGVLLSIGVSKMKIVAQFFVELIVVALIGFTLSVLSGSLIAKQVGAAVLNYQVDTENQYGELDDQNNTNYYWGESNYFTEISQDDLLAEYEVQINPLIIGEIYILGIGVVFISILIPSFMIMRFNPKKILMNQN
- a CDS encoding NAD(P)H-dependent oxidoreductase; the protein is MKKLILIFTAVLMLAGCAAQTPETTPTPETTPEVTATPESAAKTDSFTGPTVDSVTSASIVQEAYLQDYTPAGFTDSDKEKALFVIGDPRHNSVLWDMARTAMKHMEEQGMEVEMRDLYTMNFNPVLSAADFYYAKDGQGEPTADIKAEQDLVSQADHLIFVYPNWHDSEITIVKGYKEKVFAKKFAYQDGANGLEGLLKGKSYFTIMNCGYLGGGRGYIGDGVGIEDEKWDTYMNAFKVFDDDTSAFWGTDNYGRFVNDRTPGNESENYGEEIEQLRSDLNAFLDQVYFN
- a CDS encoding PASTA domain-containing protein, producing the protein MAEPKKDYLSSLASEIEKKPDSFKEEKVERIVKPKRSLDPKIMIGLAAAVIVALIGVYFLFFAPKIKVENFVGKTTNDVGIWAKENGIDTKNIVMNQVYSMEYDADQIISQNRKEGSKVKKNSTLIFEVSKGADPDEKIDFPDIKNMTLDEINDWISTNKLSKVKVNTVYSETVEKDQVISFDLKSVNENNFTRGTNLTISVSKGPQPAGEVTVEDFVKKEVSSAETWAKSKKIELEIVEVYHDTINTGLVVSQSVESGKTMKQGDTLTLTVSKGKAVKVPQLVGYTKDQLEAWAANKENAVSIVKKEVYSDAPAGSVISQSIKGGSQVDSGTVLELTISLYMPQLQTNSREWYGKDYLALNAWVDDVNYRGASITAGAWDGEECSDEYPTAGQIISYHCMANDGSDLPHGCDRPLPLNAKIGYKKSTGGCTPKVEEPKEVQIGLTPLGSEEAMKNFCDTNKLACSFKYSETTEASKEGTIVVTKNGTAVDPNTKVKAGEALDIEVFYNPNKLNTPEENPDKTDGTQNTNAGNTPSE